CTTTGTATGCTAAAAACTGACCGAGGAGGATGCCAATGTTCAAACGGACAGTCATGTATGTTATCGCCGCTGTCGTGCTTGTCTCGCTCGTTGGGGCGGCCTTTATTATTCCGGGGCTGAAAACTAAAGGCGCTGCTGCACAGGGTAAAGTTGCCGTTATCTATATCGACGGCGTTATCATCGGGGGACGGGGCCAAAGCGCCTTGCTGGCCGAGTACGGGGGCACTGACGATATTATGCGCCAGCTGCACGAAGCGCGGGATGATGCCGCCGTGCGCGCCGTGGTACTACGCATCAACAGCCCAGGCGGCAGTGCGCCTGCATCGCAGGAAGTGGGCGAGGAAGTAAAAAAGCTGCGGGCGGCCGGCAAGATTGTCGTAACCTCGATGGGGGACGTGGCGGCCTCGGGCGGCTACTGGATCGCCGCCCTGACCGACAAAATTTATGCCAATCCGGCCACGATGACCGGCAGCATCGGCGTCTATATCCCCTATGCCAACTGGGAAGAACTTTATCGTAAAATCGGCATCCGCCAGGAAAAAATCAAAAGCGGCCCGCATAAAGATATTTTGTCGCCGGAACGGTCCATGACTGGGGAAGAGCGGGCCATCATTCAGGCGATGGTCGATGACATGTATAATCAGTTTGTGGCCGTTGTGGCCGAAGGACGGAAAATGGACCCGGCCCGCGTGCGGCAGTTGGCCGATGGGCGCATTTACACCGGCAATCAGGCCAAAGAACTGGGGCTGGTAGATGAGCTGGGCAACTTGTACGACGCTATTGATGGCGCCGCCCGGCTGGCCGGCATCAAAGGCAAACCGCAGGTCATTGAATATGGCAAGCATTCTCCCTGGGATTATCTCTTGAGTCTGCGGGCGCCCACCCTGCTGGAAAAAGTGCTGCAGCAGCCGCACAACCAGCTGCCGCTCACGGCGCCGCTGGCGCTGCCGGAAAAATGGTAGGAGGCGACAATGATGGGCCAGTTGTTGGAACTGCTTTATGACGTGCTCTTTCATCCGACAGCGGCGATGCGCCGGGTAGCCGGCGAAAAGCGCGTTGGCCAGGCCGTCCTCGTTTTTCTTGTCAGCGTGCTGCTGCCGGTGTGGGGACTTTATTTCGGCCTTAAAGCGGCCGGCATGCCACAGACCATCAGCGTTGTGGTGCTTTTTCAGCTCTTGGGCAGCTTGCTCTTATGGGTTATGGGCGCTGGCCTGTTGCACCTCATCGCCGAATTTTTGGGCGGCCGCGGCTCGGCGCGTGGCCTGTTCGCCGCCTTAGGCTTTGCCCAGTTTCCCCGCATCTTTATTGTTCCCCTCTGGGTGTTGGCGGCGCTGTTGCCGGAGGGAGCGCGCCCGCTGGCAATGGCTGCGTCGGCCCTCTTCGTCCTCTTTTGGGTCCTTGCCCTCCATGTGGCGGCGATTAAAGGCGCCCATGACCTGGGCGTGGCCAAAGCCACGCTTGTGCTGGCCATTCCTTTTCTAGTCGCCATGGCGGTTATGGCCGTGATTGTCATCTTTGTCAGTGCTGCGGTTATGCGTTGGCCGCTTTTTTATTGAAAAACTTTTCTAACCGCGGAGAGCGCAGAGGCGCGATATTTATCGCGCGAAGAATATCATACTTCTCCGTGTCCTACGCTGAAAACAGGGAACATCACACGGTGAGTATTGGAACCGCAGAGATATTCATGCCAATAATTGGCACCACAAAGCATGAAAACGGATAGTCTGCGGCGAATATTTAGCTTGCGGCTGGGCGACCAAAGGACGTCGCGTACTAGCGCTTCGAGCCTGACGCAAAGATTGTCCTCAATCATTCGGTGCATCACTAACTGTCACCTCCTATTGGAGAGTACGCAGGGTAGAATACATCCCTAGAGATGATTGCACCAGTCGCAAAATAAGGCCGCAGAAGGAGAATTAGAATGAGTAACAATGTCCAGGTAGTTTATGAGCGGTGTTGCGGGTTAGACATTCACAAACGCAAAATTGAAGCCTGTGCCCTGGTAGGCGAAAAAATGCGGCGCAACAGTTTCGGCACTACGTCAGAACAGTTGCACAAACTTGCCGATTGGTTAAAAAAACATGAGGTTGAAATCGTAGCAATGGAAAGCACCGGTGTTTACTGGAAGCCGGTTATCAACGTTCTGGAAGCCGAAGGAATAAAAGCGATAATAGTCAATGCTCAGCACATTAAAAACGTACCTGGACGAAAAACCGATGTTAAAGATGCCGAGTGGATAGCTTCGCTTCTTCGCCATGGACTACTAAAACCAAGC
Above is a genomic segment from Thermosinus carboxydivorans Nor1 containing:
- the sppA gene encoding signal peptide peptidase SppA, translated to MFKRTVMYVIAAVVLVSLVGAAFIIPGLKTKGAAAQGKVAVIYIDGVIIGGRGQSALLAEYGGTDDIMRQLHEARDDAAVRAVVLRINSPGGSAPASQEVGEEVKKLRAAGKIVVTSMGDVAASGGYWIAALTDKIYANPATMTGSIGVYIPYANWEELYRKIGIRQEKIKSGPHKDILSPERSMTGEERAIIQAMVDDMYNQFVAVVAEGRKMDPARVRQLADGRIYTGNQAKELGLVDELGNLYDAIDGAARLAGIKGKPQVIEYGKHSPWDYLLSLRAPTLLEKVLQQPHNQLPLTAPLALPEKW
- a CDS encoding Yip1 family protein is translated as MMGQLLELLYDVLFHPTAAMRRVAGEKRVGQAVLVFLVSVLLPVWGLYFGLKAAGMPQTISVVVLFQLLGSLLLWVMGAGLLHLIAEFLGGRGSARGLFAALGFAQFPRIFIVPLWVLAALLPEGARPLAMAASALFVLFWVLALHVAAIKGAHDLGVAKATLVLAIPFLVAMAVMAVIVIFVSAAVMRWPLFY
- a CDS encoding IS110 family transposase; the encoded protein is MSNNVQVVYERCCGLDIHKRKIEACALVGEKMRRNSFGTTSEQLHKLADWLKKHEVEIVAMESTGVYWKPVINVLEAEGIKAIIVNAQHIKNVPGRKTDVKDAEWIASLLRHGLLKPSFIPERRQREMREITRLRTSKIQERAREIQPGCKNSWKAAT